The following proteins are encoded in a genomic region of Haloarcula salinisoli:
- a CDS encoding dolichol kinase, with protein sequence MTDEVARRLVHATGAAVPLGYLLGGDLVSWRVVQLFLSVALVVVVALEFLRLSVGLDWAIYERLTREYEQDNPAGYALYIVGMAVVAWAVAVGLPVAVAVPAMLMLAIGDPISGLLGSTEASSVKQLWVLLVMFGVCTLLAAPFVSTAAAVLGGVAATFADGVKPTIAGYVVDDNLSIPVFGAVAMWVGLVAVPTL encoded by the coding sequence ATGACCGACGAGGTCGCCAGACGGCTCGTCCACGCGACGGGCGCAGCGGTGCCGCTGGGCTACCTGCTCGGTGGCGACCTCGTGAGCTGGCGGGTCGTGCAGCTGTTTCTTTCGGTCGCCCTGGTCGTCGTCGTCGCCCTCGAGTTCCTGCGGCTGTCGGTCGGGCTCGACTGGGCCATCTACGAACGGCTCACCCGCGAGTACGAACAGGACAACCCGGCGGGCTATGCCCTCTACATCGTCGGGATGGCCGTGGTCGCCTGGGCTGTCGCCGTCGGGCTCCCCGTCGCGGTCGCCGTCCCGGCGATGCTAATGTTAGCCATCGGGGACCCCATCAGCGGGCTCCTCGGGTCGACGGAGGCCAGCAGCGTCAAACAACTGTGGGTGTTGCTCGTGATGTTCGGGGTCTGTACGCTACTGGCGGCGCCGTTCGTCTCGACGGCGGCGGCGGTGCTGGGCGGGGTCGCGGCCACCTTCGCCGACGGCGTCAAGCCCACTATCGCCGGCTACGTCGTCGACGACAACCTCTCGATTCCGGTATTCGGGGCCGTCGCGATGTGGGTCGGCCTCGTGGCCGTCCCCACGCTCTAG
- a CDS encoding UbiA family prenyltransferase — protein sequence MQAHSEYQTGRDWEQLRALVRWAQQFRVVQGAVAAAKTAFAMALLGVASPMPAVIVGLISFAVYTANDLADLEEDAINTPDHSSFVADHPAVVAGLAVGTFALGAAIAWWGGGPITLAVACVPLGASLLYSLPVTLGGRRLKDVFGANTVLVALAWALTVTGVPLAFGGLSVGPVAIAVCLFFYLRSFISVEVFNVRDVTGDAATGVDTIPVVLGVPRTRQLLALFEGCSLALLVTLMTVPTVALAALGALPVLGYSLGLTWFLGETGRMDAFCLAKDAEYLLLGLVALALI from the coding sequence ATGCAAGCACATAGTGAGTACCAAACTGGCCGAGACTGGGAACAACTTCGAGCACTCGTTCGATGGGCTCAGCAGTTCCGGGTGGTCCAGGGCGCCGTCGCGGCGGCCAAGACCGCCTTCGCGATGGCGCTGCTGGGTGTGGCGTCGCCGATGCCCGCGGTCATCGTCGGCCTGATATCGTTCGCCGTCTACACCGCCAACGACCTCGCGGACCTCGAAGAGGACGCCATCAACACCCCCGACCACTCGTCGTTCGTCGCCGACCACCCGGCCGTCGTCGCTGGCCTCGCCGTCGGGACGTTCGCGCTCGGCGCCGCCATCGCGTGGTGGGGCGGTGGCCCGATCACGCTGGCTGTCGCCTGTGTCCCGCTCGGGGCCTCGCTGTTGTACAGCCTCCCCGTCACGCTCGGGGGCCGACGGCTCAAGGACGTCTTCGGCGCCAACACCGTGCTCGTCGCCCTCGCGTGGGCCTTGACCGTCACCGGCGTCCCCCTGGCGTTTGGGGGCCTGTCAGTCGGCCCGGTCGCGATAGCGGTCTGTCTGTTCTTCTACCTGCGCTCGTTCATCTCGGTCGAGGTCTTCAACGTCCGTGACGTCACTGGCGACGCCGCCACCGGCGTCGACACTATCCCGGTGGTGCTGGGCGTTCCCCGAACCCGGCAACTCCTGGCGCTGTTCGAGGGCTGCTCGCTGGCGTTGCTCGTCACCCTCATGACCGTTCCGACGGTGGCACTGGCCGCGCTCGGAGCCTTGCCCGTGCTGGGCTACTCGCTGGGTCTGACGTGGTTCCTCGGCGAGACCGGCCGGATGGACGCGTTCTGTCTGGCCAAGGACGCCGAGTATCTCCTGCTCGGGCTGGTCGCACTGGCGCTGATCTAG
- a CDS encoding histidine kinase N-terminal 7TM domain-containing protein: protein MVGLTPVEIALVAFFSLSGLALAGLALYLRASQLPNRGIRSFISLLVLMAVWSFSAVAKLTMPPVVERFLVTLELPMGVAFAFLFLVFASQYTGRHWHRQRPFTAYIVVSMLALAVGLLTNPIHGLFWDRIALSTAVFPHYVHEGVGPLYFLYVGLAYCHFAAGVYALVNLHLRSRYNTTPMMLVTFGASLPLLVNLVSVFDRAPIPGLDYTPVGLAIFGLATTVSMQLDLFDIIPVARDTAVEQSSEGMIILDSKRRVRDYNPTAASLLPALSTHRGDQIDTVVDDTTDLFDTTTPTRIAVADGEEATYLSVQLSPITDGPHHLGWTVVLSDVTEQQRRERHLQLVSRVLRHNMANRINIIMGHVELLGDAADETERTHLDAIDASATDIIETSGKLRTIQEIVTGGRPARPTDVTRTVEAVGTRYADRYPDAAVTADCPDGVFARCPTGFQAALDNLVENAIQHNPDSAPSVTVTVTEDGPLVHVAVADDGPGIPETERRILEDGETPLQHSAGVGLWLVYCFVEQAGHELTFEPSAAGGSEVRFALDRASSPFETDPNASGRY, encoded by the coding sequence ATGGTTGGGCTCACTCCCGTCGAGATAGCCCTCGTCGCGTTCTTTTCACTTTCTGGGCTCGCCCTCGCCGGGCTGGCGCTGTATCTCCGCGCTTCGCAGCTTCCCAACCGCGGCATCCGCTCGTTTATCTCCCTGCTGGTGCTGATGGCGGTGTGGTCGTTCAGCGCCGTCGCGAAGCTGACCATGCCTCCCGTCGTCGAGCGGTTTCTGGTCACGCTCGAACTGCCGATGGGCGTCGCCTTCGCCTTTCTCTTCCTGGTGTTTGCCTCCCAGTACACCGGCCGGCACTGGCACCGCCAGCGGCCCTTCACCGCCTACATCGTCGTCTCGATGCTGGCGCTTGCCGTCGGGCTGTTGACGAACCCGATTCACGGGCTGTTCTGGGACCGAATCGCACTCTCGACGGCCGTCTTCCCCCACTACGTCCACGAGGGGGTCGGGCCGCTGTATTTCCTCTACGTGGGGCTGGCCTACTGTCACTTCGCGGCGGGCGTGTACGCGCTGGTGAACCTCCATCTCCGGAGCCGCTACAACACGACGCCGATGATGCTGGTCACGTTCGGGGCCTCGCTGCCGCTGCTGGTCAACCTGGTCTCGGTGTTCGACCGGGCCCCGATACCGGGACTGGACTACACCCCCGTCGGACTGGCTATCTTCGGCCTCGCGACCACCGTCTCGATGCAACTGGACCTGTTCGACATCATCCCCGTGGCCCGTGACACGGCGGTCGAACAGAGCAGCGAGGGGATGATAATCCTCGACTCGAAGCGCCGGGTCCGGGATTACAACCCGACGGCCGCGTCACTGCTCCCTGCCCTATCGACCCACCGCGGCGACCAGATCGACACGGTCGTCGACGACACGACCGACCTCTTCGATACGACCACGCCGACGAGAATCGCGGTCGCGGACGGCGAGGAGGCTACGTACCTCTCCGTGCAGCTCTCGCCGATAACCGACGGCCCCCATCACCTGGGCTGGACGGTCGTCCTCTCCGACGTCACCGAGCAACAGCGCCGGGAACGACACCTCCAGCTGGTCTCTCGCGTCCTCCGACACAACATGGCCAACCGCATCAACATCATCATGGGCCACGTCGAGCTGCTGGGTGACGCCGCCGATGAGACCGAGCGCACCCATCTCGACGCCATCGACGCCAGTGCGACCGACATCATCGAGACGAGCGGGAAGCTCCGGACGATTCAGGAAATCGTCACCGGCGGCCGACCCGCCCGCCCGACCGATGTCACCCGAACCGTCGAGGCCGTCGGGACCCGGTACGCAGACCGCTACCCCGACGCAGCGGTGACGGCCGACTGCCCAGACGGCGTGTTCGCCCGGTGTCCCACGGGGTTTCAGGCGGCGCTCGACAATCTTGTCGAGAACGCTATCCAGCACAACCCCGATTCCGCGCCCTCGGTCACCGTCACCGTCACCGAGGACGGCCCGCTGGTCCACGTCGCCGTCGCCGACGACGGTCCCGGCATCCCGGAGACCGAACGTCGCATCCTGGAAGACGGGGAGACGCCGCTCCAGCACAGTGCCGGCGTGGGGCTCTGGCTGGTCTACTGCTTCGTCGAGCAGGCGGGCCACGAGCTGACATTCGAACCCTCGGCCGCGGGCGGGAGCGAGGTCCGATTCGCCCTCGACCGCGCCTCCTCCCCCTTCGAGACTGACCCCAACGCTTCGGGGCGATACTGA
- a CDS encoding DEAD/DEAH box helicase yields MATTADGEFLEHPLVTDGFLENRRYQVELADTASGDHALVCLPTGLGKTTVSLLVTARRLHEVGGKSLLLAPTKPLVQQHAEFYREALTIPDDEIVVFTGEVRPDDRAALFEDATVVIATPQVVENDLVGNRIDLARVTHCTFDECHRATGDYAYNYIADRYHADAADPLVTAMSASPGDDEEAILQVCENLGLSEVAVMTEDDADVAEYTHDTDVDWKRIDLPEVVVEIRDAINEVVADRLEQLKELGVTNKSSPDLSERDIQGMQAELRKLMNNDQSEGYQGMSLLAEIRKLRTAVTYVETQSVESLRRYFERLKEAARSSGASKADQRLVSEPKIREAIRKAESYDDLHPKFRQTRMLLAETLGIENGERVIVFTESRDTAETLVDFLSNHFTTQKFVGQSDTDGSEGMTQTEQQETLERFRSGEFEVLVSTSVAEEGLDVPEVDLVLFYEPVPTAIRAIQRKGRTGRQAEGRVVVLLATDTRDEAYFWKARNDQKRMQNELNELKSVAGELSAELDQTGLDDYEDSGAKQQAASETDGGTSAGAGEAAANGGTGEADRGEASENASGEAESQANADGGQAGLDAFAGQDMATVDDQREATDDTSGATEAGEDADSDGKDDESDDSDDGVVAKPESDAESVEIVADQRELDSTIARDLSTREGIETRLETLAVGDYVLSDRVVVERKTVSDFLDTLTGGDRSMFEQVGDATRNYARPVVVIEGGDLYGERNVHAKSINGALASLAVDFGASVLRTDDEGETADLLETIATREQDDGDREVSVHGEKQSKTVAEQQEYVVASVAEVGPVTARSLLEHFGSVEAVMTATHDDLLAVDGIGEVTAERIRSVVGSAYEP; encoded by the coding sequence ATGGCGACCACCGCCGACGGGGAGTTCCTCGAGCACCCGCTCGTCACCGACGGCTTCCTGGAGAACCGCCGGTATCAGGTCGAACTCGCCGACACTGCGAGCGGGGACCACGCGCTGGTCTGTCTCCCGACGGGGCTGGGCAAGACGACCGTTTCCCTGCTGGTGACGGCCCGACGGCTGCACGAGGTGGGCGGGAAATCGCTCCTGCTCGCGCCGACCAAACCGCTGGTACAACAGCACGCCGAGTTCTACCGCGAGGCCCTGACGATTCCCGACGACGAAATCGTCGTCTTCACCGGCGAGGTTCGCCCCGACGACCGCGCCGCCCTGTTCGAGGACGCGACCGTGGTCATCGCGACCCCGCAGGTCGTCGAGAACGACCTCGTGGGCAACCGCATCGACCTGGCCCGGGTAACGCACTGCACCTTCGACGAGTGCCACCGCGCGACCGGCGACTACGCCTACAACTATATCGCGGACCGCTACCACGCCGACGCCGCCGACCCGCTCGTCACCGCGATGAGCGCCTCGCCGGGCGACGACGAGGAGGCCATCCTGCAGGTGTGTGAGAACCTCGGGCTCTCGGAGGTCGCCGTCATGACCGAGGACGACGCCGACGTCGCCGAGTACACCCACGACACGGACGTCGACTGGAAGCGCATCGACCTCCCGGAGGTCGTCGTCGAGATTCGTGACGCCATCAACGAGGTCGTCGCGGACCGGCTGGAGCAACTCAAGGAACTGGGCGTGACGAACAAGTCCTCGCCGGACCTCTCGGAACGAGACATCCAGGGAATGCAGGCCGAGCTCCGCAAGCTGATGAACAACGACCAGAGCGAGGGGTACCAGGGGATGAGTCTGCTCGCCGAGATACGCAAACTGCGGACCGCCGTCACCTACGTCGAGACCCAGAGCGTCGAGTCCCTGCGGCGGTACTTCGAGCGGCTGAAGGAGGCCGCCCGCTCGTCAGGGGCATCGAAAGCCGACCAGCGCCTCGTCAGCGAGCCCAAGATTCGGGAAGCGATACGGAAAGCCGAGAGCTACGACGACCTCCACCCCAAGTTCCGCCAGACCAGAATGCTGCTGGCCGAGACGCTCGGCATCGAGAACGGGGAGCGGGTCATCGTCTTCACCGAGTCCCGGGATACGGCCGAGACGCTGGTCGATTTCCTCTCGAACCACTTCACGACCCAGAAGTTCGTCGGGCAGTCAGACACCGACGGCAGCGAGGGGATGACCCAGACCGAACAGCAGGAGACCCTGGAACGGTTCCGCAGCGGCGAGTTCGAGGTGCTGGTTTCGACGTCGGTCGCCGAGGAAGGGCTGGACGTACCGGAGGTCGACCTCGTGCTCTTCTACGAGCCGGTGCCGACCGCGATTCGGGCCATCCAGCGCAAGGGCCGGACCGGCCGCCAGGCCGAGGGGCGGGTCGTCGTCCTGCTGGCGACCGACACCCGCGACGAGGCGTACTTCTGGAAGGCGCGCAACGACCAGAAGCGGATGCAGAACGAACTGAACGAGCTCAAGAGTGTGGCCGGCGAGCTCTCGGCCGAACTGGACCAGACCGGGCTGGACGACTACGAAGACAGTGGGGCCAAACAGCAGGCCGCCTCCGAAACCGACGGCGGGACGAGCGCTGGCGCGGGCGAGGCAGCCGCCAACGGTGGTACCGGCGAGGCCGACCGGGGGGAGGCCTCGGAAAACGCGAGCGGCGAAGCCGAGAGCCAGGCCAACGCCGACGGTGGCCAGGCCGGGCTGGACGCCTTCGCCGGACAGGACATGGCGACTGTAGACGACCAGCGGGAAGCCACAGACGACACGAGCGGCGCGACCGAGGCGGGCGAGGACGCCGATAGCGACGGCAAGGACGACGAAAGCGACGACAGTGACGACGGCGTGGTCGCGAAACCCGAAAGCGACGCGGAGTCGGTCGAAATCGTCGCGGACCAGCGCGAACTGGACTCGACTATCGCGCGGGACCTCTCGACGCGGGAGGGCATCGAGACGCGCCTGGAGACGCTGGCCGTCGGCGATTACGTCCTCTCGGACCGCGTCGTCGTCGAGCGAAAGACCGTCTCGGACTTTCTGGATACGCTGACCGGCGGTGACCGGTCGATGTTCGAGCAGGTCGGCGACGCCACCCGAAACTACGCGCGGCCGGTGGTCGTCATCGAGGGTGGCGACCTCTACGGCGAGCGGAACGTCCACGCGAAATCCATCAACGGCGCGCTGGCCTCGCTGGCCGTGGACTTCGGTGCGAGCGTGCTCCGGACCGACGACGAGGGTGAGACCGCCGACCTGCTGGAGACCATCGCGACCCGCGAACAGGACGACGGCGACCGCGAGGTCAGCGTCCACGGGGAGAAACAGTCCAAGACGGTCGCCGAGCAACAGGAGTACGTCGTCGCCTCGGTCGCGGAGGTCGGGCCGGTGACCGCCCGCAGCCTGCTTGAACACTTTGGCAGCGTCGAGGCGGTGATGACCGCCACCCACGACGACCTGCTCGCGGTCGACGGTATCGGCGAGGTCACGGCCGAGCGCATCCGCTCGGTCGTCGGAAGCGCGTACGAACCCTGA
- a CDS encoding redoxin domain-containing protein: MNERESHQFDFELPNVGRGGETVQCCELLADSNSLLVVLLGSHYCSRSRELVRVLSERHDAFRRRDTAVVPVLPDIRERARLWDQQYDLPFPMLVDPATDGASEQATERDDTFETFGSLQQSVGSLPAVALCRAGDDGLRVVATATEAELDVPVVESLLGFLDRHRAADATSTGNTPVDS, encoded by the coding sequence GTGAACGAACGCGAGAGTCATCAGTTCGATTTCGAACTCCCGAACGTGGGTCGCGGGGGGGAGACGGTACAGTGCTGCGAACTGCTCGCCGACAGTAACTCCCTGCTCGTGGTGTTGCTGGGCAGTCACTACTGTTCACGGTCCCGAGAGCTCGTCCGGGTCCTGTCCGAGCGCCACGACGCGTTCCGCAGGCGGGACACGGCGGTCGTCCCCGTCTTGCCCGACATCCGCGAGCGGGCCAGGCTGTGGGACCAGCAGTACGACCTGCCGTTCCCGATGCTGGTGGACCCGGCAACCGACGGGGCCAGCGAGCAAGCGACGGAGCGTGACGATACCTTCGAGACGTTCGGGTCGCTCCAGCAGTCGGTGGGTTCGCTCCCGGCCGTTGCGCTCTGTCGCGCCGGGGATGACGGGCTCCGCGTCGTCGCGACTGCGACCGAAGCGGAGCTGGACGTGCCGGTCGTCGAGTCGCTCCTGGGGTTCCTCGACCGTCACCGAGCCGCGGACGCGACATCGACCGGCAATACGCCGGTCGACAGCTAG
- a CDS encoding Sjogren's syndrome/scleroderma autoantigen 1 family protein → MSDFDKEAEREKLREKYGEEEEKRKATEQMSELLLKGATMTNAHCTDCGDPIFRYDGQEFCPTCQKPVARDQGASDDGADDQTDHIEVADPSDEATVQFGDGADEQSANERGSNGAPETADASTDAAGQPPAAGSMGDTTREIPSADPDRTPGASRTTEAGDGSEPTAPAPEGPTTGQRTDRGAVTTELSAAEGLLAETVHRFAQRAADTDDPRTAREHLKAAREAAEALDAVRF, encoded by the coding sequence ATGAGCGACTTCGACAAGGAAGCCGAGCGCGAGAAACTCCGCGAGAAGTACGGGGAAGAGGAGGAAAAGCGCAAGGCGACCGAGCAGATGAGCGAGCTGCTGTTGAAGGGTGCGACGATGACCAACGCCCACTGTACGGACTGTGGCGACCCTATCTTCCGCTACGACGGCCAGGAGTTCTGCCCCACCTGTCAGAAACCGGTCGCTCGCGACCAGGGTGCGAGCGACGACGGAGCGGACGACCAGACCGACCACATCGAGGTGGCCGACCCCAGTGACGAGGCCACGGTCCAGTTCGGGGACGGCGCCGACGAGCAGTCCGCGAACGAGCGGGGCTCGAACGGCGCTCCGGAGACGGCCGACGCGTCGACAGACGCCGCTGGACAGCCGCCCGCCGCGGGGTCGATGGGCGACACTACCCGGGAGATTCCTTCGGCCGACCCGGACCGGACGCCAGGGGCCTCACGGACAACAGAGGCGGGGGACGGCAGCGAACCGACGGCCCCCGCCCCCGAGGGCCCAACCACTGGCCAGCGCACCGACCGCGGCGCGGTGACGACGGAGCTTTCGGCGGCCGAGGGGCTGCTTGCGGAGACGGTCCATCGGTTCGCCCAGCGGGCCGCCGACACCGACGACCCACGCACCGCTCGCGAACATCTCAAAGCGGCCCGCGAGGCTGCCGAGGCGCTCGACGCCGTCCGTTTCTAG
- the mdh gene encoding malate dehydrogenase → MTKVSIVGAAGTVGAAAGYSIAVRDIADELVFVDIPDKEADTIGQAADTNHGIAYDSNTRVRQGDYADTAGSDVVVITAGIPRQPGQTRIDLAGDNAPIMEDIQSSLDEHNDDYVSLTTSNPVDLLNRHLYEAGDRPREQVIGFGGRLDSARFRYVLADRFDAPTTNVEATILGEHGDAQVPVFSKVRVDGRDPDFSADEREEILGDLQESAMDVIERKGATEWGPARGVAHMVEAILRDTGAVFPASVKLQGEFSHEDTAFGVPVRLGSNGVEEVIEWELDDYEQELMAEAAEKLEEQYDKIA, encoded by the coding sequence ATGACAAAGGTAAGCATTGTCGGTGCGGCCGGAACCGTCGGTGCCGCTGCGGGCTACAGCATCGCCGTTCGGGACATCGCTGACGAACTCGTCTTCGTGGACATTCCCGACAAGGAGGCAGACACCATCGGGCAGGCCGCGGACACGAACCACGGTATCGCCTACGACTCGAACACCCGGGTTCGACAGGGCGACTACGCCGACACCGCCGGCTCCGACGTGGTGGTCATAACGGCCGGCATCCCGCGCCAGCCCGGCCAGACCCGCATCGACCTCGCGGGCGATAACGCCCCCATCATGGAGGACATCCAGTCGTCGCTGGACGAGCACAACGACGACTACGTCTCGCTGACGACCTCCAACCCCGTCGACCTGCTCAACCGGCACCTCTACGAGGCCGGTGACCGCCCTCGGGAGCAGGTCATCGGCTTTGGCGGCCGCCTGGACTCGGCGCGGTTCCGGTACGTGCTGGCCGACCGCTTCGACGCGCCGACGACCAACGTCGAGGCCACGATTCTGGGCGAACACGGCGACGCGCAAGTGCCGGTGTTCTCGAAGGTCCGCGTCGACGGCCGCGACCCGGACTTTTCGGCCGACGAGCGCGAGGAGATTCTGGGCGACCTGCAGGAATCCGCGATGGACGTCATCGAGCGCAAGGGTGCGACCGAGTGGGGGCCGGCACGGGGCGTCGCCCACATGGTCGAGGCCATCCTCCGAGACACGGGGGCGGTGTTCCCGGCGTCGGTGAAGCTACAGGGCGAGTTCAGCCACGAGGACACCGCTTTCGGCGTCCCCGTCAGGCTCGGGTCGAACGGCGTCGAGGAGGTAATCGAGTGGGAACTGGACGACTACGAGCAGGAGCTGATGGCCGAGGCCGCCGAGAAGTTAGAAGAGCAGTACGACAAGATCGCCTGA
- a CDS encoding OapC/ArvC family zinc-ribbon domain-containing protein, giving the protein MPHQCTDCGRGFEDGSQEMLSGCPNCGGNKFQFRPEGADSAPPTDAEPPEPPEPPGGNSTVAKTVGKTAATVRDIVGGNDEPSVGADQPETADSQIAAGPTDTEDAAQASARGEVVSPDELPDHTPEGDHQFEPVDADDAASVEPPSEETRDRPDLKELREELNNQFESVKVVAPGQYELNLMELYDREEYIVALEEDGRYSIQVPEPIQE; this is encoded by the coding sequence ATGCCACACCAGTGTACGGACTGCGGCCGCGGGTTCGAGGATGGCTCCCAGGAGATGCTGTCGGGCTGCCCGAACTGTGGCGGCAACAAGTTCCAGTTCCGCCCGGAAGGGGCCGACAGTGCGCCGCCGACGGACGCGGAACCACCGGAGCCGCCCGAACCGCCGGGCGGAAACAGCACCGTCGCGAAGACGGTCGGGAAGACGGCGGCAACGGTTCGGGACATCGTCGGGGGCAACGACGAGCCCTCGGTGGGAGCCGACCAGCCCGAGACCGCGGACAGCCAGATCGCTGCCGGGCCGACAGACACCGAAGACGCCGCGCAGGCCAGCGCCCGCGGCGAGGTCGTCTCGCCGGACGAGCTCCCGGACCACACGCCCGAGGGCGACCACCAGTTCGAGCCGGTGGATGCCGACGACGCCGCCTCGGTCGAACCCCCGTCCGAGGAGACACGCGACCGGCCGGACCTCAAGGAACTGCGCGAGGAGCTGAACAACCAGTTCGAGTCGGTCAAGGTCGTCGCGCCGGGCCAGTACGAGCTGAACCTGATGGAACTGTACGACCGCGAGGAGTACATCGTCGCACTGGAGGAAGACGGCCGCTACTCCATCCAGGTGCCCGAGCCGATTCAGGAATAG
- a CDS encoding DUF2073 domain-containing protein encodes MAEVKDPSDGVQIDLISGERMDGLTSMEKIRLILDGVRDGNIVILEEGLSPDEESRLIEVTMTEISPDEFNGIEIETYPKSEAADASLLDRIMGKESTKKLTVIGPANQIETLHKDKNLISALVSRK; translated from the coding sequence ATGGCAGAAGTGAAAGACCCAAGCGACGGCGTCCAGATCGACCTCATCAGCGGGGAGCGCATGGACGGGCTCACGTCCATGGAGAAGATTCGGCTCATCCTCGACGGCGTGCGCGATGGCAACATCGTCATCCTCGAAGAGGGCCTCTCGCCTGACGAGGAGTCCCGGCTCATCGAGGTCACCATGACCGAGATAAGCCCCGACGAGTTCAACGGCATCGAGATAGAGACCTACCCCAAGTCCGAGGCCGCGGACGCGAGTCTGCTCGACCGCATCATGGGCAAGGAGTCGACGAAGAAGCTCACGGTCATCGGCCCGGCCAACCAGATAGAGACGCTCCACAAGGACAAGAACCTCATCAGCGCGCTGGTCTCACGGAAATAA
- a CDS encoding Era-like GTP-binding protein, whose amino-acid sequence MGLLTNLKDSISRAASTLFSEEDPKRIGIYGPPNAGKTTLANRIARDWTGDAVGPESHVPHETRRARRKENVEIERDGKKVTIDIVDTPGVTTKVDYTEFLEHDMEKDDAVRRSREATEGVAEAMHWLREDVDGVIYVLDSSTDPFTQVNTMLIGIIESQDLPVLILANKIDLEDSSVQRIRNAYPQHETIPLSALEGDNMDEVYDKIAEYFG is encoded by the coding sequence ATGGGACTGCTCACAAATCTCAAAGACAGCATTTCGAGGGCGGCATCGACGCTGTTCTCGGAAGAAGACCCCAAGCGTATCGGCATCTACGGACCGCCCAACGCGGGCAAGACGACCCTCGCGAACCGCATCGCACGCGACTGGACCGGCGACGCCGTCGGCCCGGAGAGTCACGTGCCTCACGAGACCCGTCGAGCCCGCCGGAAGGAGAACGTCGAAATCGAGCGCGACGGCAAGAAGGTGACCATCGACATCGTCGACACGCCCGGCGTGACGACGAAAGTCGACTACACCGAGTTCCTCGAACACGACATGGAGAAAGACGACGCGGTGCGTCGCTCCCGCGAGGCCACCGAGGGCGTCGCCGAGGCGATGCACTGGCTCCGCGAGGACGTCGACGGCGTCATCTACGTGCTCGACTCCTCGACGGACCCCTTTACCCAGGTCAACACGATGCTCATCGGTATCATCGAGAGCCAGGACCTCCCGGTCCTGATTCTCGCGAACAAGATAGACCTGGAGGACTCGTCGGTCCAGCGCATCCGCAACGCCTACCCACAGCACGAGACCATCCCGCTGTCGGCCCTGGAAGGGGACAACATGGACGAGGTCTACGACAAGATAGCGGAGTACTTCGGGTGA